One Salmo trutta chromosome 19, fSalTru1.1, whole genome shotgun sequence genomic window carries:
- the calm3b gene encoding calmodulin: MADQLTEEQIAEFKEAFSLFDKDGDGTITTKELGTVMRSLGQNPTEAELQDMINEVDADGNGTIDFPEFLTMMARKMKDTDSEEEIREAFRVFDKDGNGYISAAELRHVMTNLGEKLTDEEVDEMIREADIDGDGQVNYEEFVQMMTAK, encoded by the exons ATG GCAGATCAACTGACAGAGGAACAAATCGCTG AGTTCAAAGAGGCGTTCTCGCTGTTTGATAAGGATGGAGATGGCACCATCACCACCAAAGAGCTGGGCACCGTGATGCGCTCACTGGGACAGAACCCCACAGAGGCTGAGCTGCAGGACATGATCAATGAGGTGGATGCTGATG GAAATGGAACCATTGACTTCCCCGAGTTCCTGACCATGATGGCGAGGAAGATGAAGGACACCGACAGTGAGGAGGAGATCAGAGAAGCCTTCAGAGTCTTCGACAAG GATGGTAACGGCTATATCAGTGCTGCAGAGCTGCGTCATGTTATGACAAACCTTGGTGAGAAACTGACAGACGAGGAGGTGGACGAGATGATCCGGGAGGCTGATATCGATGGAGATGGACAGGTCAACTACGAAG
- the LOC115154659 gene encoding 4F2 cell-surface antigen heavy chain-like: protein MTKDTEVDMKDVELNEMDQEKRPITGGAGNGEAGSPTGTEKNGSIKVKIPEEIETKFTGLSKEELLRVAGTPAWVRTRWALLILFWLGWLGMLAGAVAIIVQAPRCKDLPAMNWWNYGPLYQIGDVQAFSESQNLKGVEEKLDSLSQLKVKGLVVGPIHVAPADNPEGVKFEEISDAGNLEQFKGLITAAHKKSINVILDLTPNYLGSGPWFSNVSVTKVAERLKSALVFWLNQGVDGIQLSGVERVASVVPSLWADIRAIVQNGTAEGKRRILIGVTAKTSAVDVSELLNSTGVDLLLSGALRSKTMTALDRAQTVQQLLSSHNQTQLAWNIGDRKEGHLATLVGPDMVNFNQMLLLTLPGTPVFNYGDEIALADEYTKSPKMLWDSLEDEETNGTATKEKEQRLACRSFFKTLSDLRGRERSLQHGDYIPLFNSTSALAYLRQWDQSGRYIAAFNWGSDAVTLQLAHPDRPAQAVVQVSTDKANLAPDSAVGLSALELGPGQAVLLQFPYVA, encoded by the exons ATGACTAAGGACACCGAGGTGGACATGAAGGACGTGGAGTTGAATGAGATGGACCAGGAGAAGCGGCCAATAACTGGCGGGGCAGGGAACGGAGAGGCCGGTTCTCCCACCGGCACGGAGAAGAACGGCAGCATTAAAGTGAAAATCCCTGAGGAGATTGAGACTAAATTTACCGGTCTATCCAAAGAGGAACTCCTCAGAGTTGCTGGAACACCTGC GTGGGTCCGTACACGATGGGCCCTTCTGATTCTGttctggctgggctggctggggatGCTGGCTGGCGCTGTGGCCATCATTGTTCAAGCACCTCGCTGCAAAGACCTTCCTGCCATGAACTGGTGGAATTATGGACCTCTGTACCAAATTGGAGATGTGCAAGCTTTCAGCGAGTCCCAGAATCTGAAGG GCGTGGAGGAGAAGCTTGACAGTCTGAGCCAGCTGAAGGTGAAGGGACTTGTGGTTGGGCCCATCCATGTTGCCCCCGCAGACAACCCTGAAGGCGTGAAGTTTGAGGAGATCTCTGACGCTGGCAATCTGGAACAGTTCAAAGGCCTCATTACAGCTGCGCACAAGAAGA GCATCAATGTGATCCTGGATCTGACTCCCAACTATCTGGGAAGCGGACCATGGTTCTCTAACGTCAGTGTCACCAAAGTTGCTGAGAGACTCAAG TCTGCCCTGGTGTTCTGGCTGAACCAAGGTGTGGATGGGATCCAGCTGTCTGGTGTAGAGCGCGTGGCCAGCGTGGTTCCGTCTCTTTGGGCTGACATTAGAGCCATTGTCCAGAATGGGACTGCGGAAGGAAAGAGAAG GATTCTGATTGGAGTGACTGCGAAGACCTCTGCTGTTGACGTCTCTGAACTGCTGAACTCCACTGGGGTGGACCTACTCCTATCCGGGGCCCTCCGGTCTAAGACCATGACCGCTTTGGATCGTGCTCAGACTGTCCAGCAGCTGCTTTCCTCCCACAACCAGACCCAGCTAGCCTGGAACAttggggacaggaaggagggtcACCTGGCCACACTGGTGGGCCCAGACATGGTTAACTTCAACCAGATGCTCTTGCTCACGCTGCCCGGAACCCCAGTGTTCAACTATGGGGATGAGATTGCCCTGGCTGATGAG TATACAAAGTCCCCTAAGATGCTGTGGGATTCCCTGGAGGATGAGGAGACAAATGGAACTGCTACG AAGGAGAAAGAACAGAGGCTCGCCTGCCGTTCCTTCTTCAAGACACTGAGTGACCTGCGTGGGAGAGAGCGTTCCCTGCAGCATGGGGACTACATTCCCCTTTTCAACTCCACCTCTGCCCTGGCCTACCTCCGCCAGTGGGACCAGAGTGGGCGCTACATCGCTGCCTTCAACTGGGGCAGCGACGCGGTGACCCTTCAGCTGGCCCACCCTGACCGGCCTGCTCAGGCTGTGGTCCAGGTGAGCACAGACAAGGCCAACCTGGCCCCCGACAGTGCTGTGGGGCTCTCTGCACTGGAGTTGGGCCCGGGACAGGCTGTCCTGCTACAGTTCCCCTACGTAGCCTAG